Proteins encoded within one genomic window of Alteribacter populi:
- a CDS encoding bifunctional folylpolyglutamate synthase/dihydrofolate synthase — MDVQQPINMGLERMERLMEKLRHPERRVKTIHVAGTNGKGSTTAFLREMLKEANFFVGTYTSPYWETPAEQISINGENISEEELHKCLKEIEEAITETEQELQTEVTEFERITTAALYYFSTIKPVDIAIIETGMGGRLDATNVITPLVTIITNVGKDHEAWLGDTVRDISREKAGVIKSGVPVMTAAEGEAFAVIEEESRIKHAKLYIAGKQGRYLVENRTEMETRFQYKSSYKQMDNLKLTMLGDHQVINATLALMALDYMKQYYAMMIDDEAIRIGLERTAVPGRLERVKEKPIVLLDTAHNPMAVETLVKSVKTMYPNTTFTVLFAAMKDKDDQMMIALLKDAFVEVVVTSFDHKRAASIAELTNNSLYVETTDTPLDWFEEKLQGLAEEDGIIITGSQDFVGRMRHGMTEKI, encoded by the coding sequence ATGGACGTACAACAGCCAATCAATATGGGACTAGAACGAATGGAACGATTGATGGAAAAGCTCCGTCATCCTGAACGGAGAGTGAAAACGATTCATGTTGCCGGAACGAATGGTAAAGGTTCAACGACGGCTTTTCTACGCGAAATGTTAAAAGAAGCTAATTTCTTTGTAGGTACGTATACCTCCCCTTATTGGGAAACCCCTGCAGAACAAATTTCGATTAACGGTGAAAACATTTCAGAAGAAGAATTACACAAATGCTTAAAAGAAATCGAAGAAGCTATAACGGAAACGGAGCAGGAGTTACAAACGGAAGTAACAGAATTTGAACGGATAACGACAGCAGCCCTCTATTATTTCTCTACAATTAAACCAGTAGACATTGCTATTATTGAAACTGGAATGGGAGGACGTCTAGATGCTACTAATGTAATTACCCCTCTTGTGACAATTATCACAAACGTAGGTAAGGACCATGAAGCATGGCTAGGCGACACCGTTCGAGATATTTCCCGGGAAAAGGCAGGGGTGATTAAATCAGGTGTACCTGTAATGACAGCTGCTGAAGGTGAGGCCTTTGCGGTCATTGAAGAGGAATCTAGAATAAAGCATGCGAAACTTTACATAGCTGGTAAACAAGGACGATACCTAGTCGAAAACCGAACGGAAATGGAAACGAGATTCCAGTATAAATCGTCTTACAAACAAATGGACAACTTAAAACTAACGATGCTAGGTGACCATCAAGTGATCAATGCTACTTTAGCGTTAATGGCATTGGACTATATGAAACAATATTATGCAATGATGATTGATGATGAAGCAATCAGAATTGGGCTCGAAAGAACCGCGGTCCCAGGAAGGCTGGAGAGGGTAAAGGAAAAACCAATTGTTTTGCTTGATACTGCACATAACCCAATGGCTGTGGAAACATTAGTCAAATCAGTTAAAACGATGTACCCTAACACTACATTTACCGTCTTGTTTGCAGCAATGAAAGATAAAGATGACCAAATGATGATCGCTCTGTTAAAAGACGCCTTTGTGGAAGTGGTGGTAACATCATTTGACCATAAGAGGGCAGCTTCAATAGCAGAACTGACGAATAATTCACTGTACGTTGAAACAACAGATACCCCTCTCGATTGGTTTGAAGAGAAGCTTCAGGGATTAGCAGAAGAAGATGGGATCATTATAACCGGTTCACAAGATTTTGTAGGGAGAATGCGACATGGCATGACAGAAAAGATATAG
- a CDS encoding ATP-grasp domain-containing protein, which yields MYNGWLVYNSSLQTEKFMDYARWFQKATKQLGMTMDLIPNCELLVTIMNGESQLNVPRQSTWPDFIHFADKDIHLAKQLEHEGIPLFNSSEAIARCDNKALMHHSLAGHNIPMPKTIISPKVFEGCEQGKLDYLHTVVETLGFPLIVKEAFGSFGQQVYKVDTIGTLMELVKTLSSKEFIFQEMITESTGRDIRLNVVGDQVITAMKRTSAVDFRANVTAGGSTTPYKPTLEEEELAIRTAKAIGADFAGVDLLLGQDGPLLCEINSNPHIRSIYECTGVDVAPAMVEHIKNRLT from the coding sequence ATGTATAATGGTTGGCTCGTTTATAACAGCAGTTTACAAACAGAAAAATTCATGGACTACGCGAGGTGGTTCCAAAAAGCAACGAAACAACTAGGTATGACAATGGATCTAATTCCAAACTGCGAACTACTTGTTACAATAATGAACGGTGAGAGTCAACTTAATGTTCCCCGTCAGTCAACATGGCCTGATTTTATCCACTTTGCAGATAAAGACATACACCTTGCCAAACAGCTAGAGCACGAAGGTATTCCGCTTTTTAACTCAAGTGAAGCCATCGCTCGTTGTGATAACAAAGCACTTATGCACCACTCCCTAGCAGGTCACAATATTCCAATGCCAAAAACAATCATTTCTCCTAAAGTGTTTGAGGGATGTGAACAGGGAAAATTAGACTACCTTCACACTGTAGTTGAGACATTAGGCTTTCCTCTCATTGTTAAAGAAGCCTTCGGATCGTTTGGACAACAAGTCTATAAAGTAGATACAATAGGAACATTAATGGAGCTTGTAAAAACGCTTAGTAGCAAAGAATTCATCTTCCAAGAAATGATTACTGAAAGTACAGGGAGAGATATCCGGTTGAATGTCGTTGGTGACCAAGTGATAACCGCTATGAAACGAACATCAGCAGTAGATTTTCGTGCAAACGTAACCGCGGGTGGTTCAACAACGCCATACAAACCTACACTTGAAGAAGAAGAATTAGCCATTCGCACAGCTAAAGCGATAGGAGCTGATTTTGCAGGTGTTGATCTGTTATTAGGGCAAGATGGACCCCTTCTTTGTGAAATCAATTCAAATCCTCACATCCGTAGTATTTACGAATGTACGGGAGTTGATGTTGCGCCAGCTATGGTTGAGCATATAAAAAATCGACTAACTTAG